In Corylus avellana chromosome ca2, CavTom2PMs-1.0, the following proteins share a genomic window:
- the LOC132168807 gene encoding putative GTP diphosphokinase RSH1, chloroplastic has translation MASASSLSVSLECVNVCKSPKWDGSGRYDCSALSCAWKAPRALTGFLACTAHPPQCSSSSYGRNGRRNRSNSRCEAFNDRGWFSSDDLDLVLLGRLLKPRLLHVAGKRWPMCCSSSFSSDAFNEVSPERLWEDLKPSISYLSSKELELVRKALQLAFEAHDGQKRRSGEPFIIHPVEVARILGELELDWESIAAGLLHDTVEDTNVVTFERLEEEFGATVRRIVEGETKVSKLGKLKCKNENDSVQDVKADDLRQMFLAMTEEVRVIIVKLADRLHNMRTLSYMPPHKQLSIAMETLQVFAPLAKLLGMYQIKSELENLSFMYTNAEDYAKVKRRIADLYKEHEKELVEANKILMKKIEDDQFLDLMTVKTEVRSVCKEPYSIYKSFLKSKGSINELNQIAQLRIIIKPKANIGVGPLCSPHQICYHVLGLVHGIWTPVPRAVKDYIATPKPNGYQSLHTTMIPFLYESMFRLEVQIRTEEMDLIAERGIAAHYTGRVFGSSLVRRAMPNGRSSRAKTVCLNNANIALRVGWLNAIREWQEEFVGNMSSREFVDTITRDLLGSRVFVFTPRGEIKNLPKGATVIDYAYMIHTEIGNKMVAAKVNGNLVSPMHVLANAEVVEIITYNALSSKSAFQRHKQWMQHTKTRSARHKIMKFLKEQAALSAAEITADTVTDFVADSEEESEAEELPDPSKGSKPMWDKILMDVVELSSPGRKNGSIWAPKVNGKHSKHVQHVSLKVKGELLSEGNGVAKVMQANIPMYKEVLPCLESWQASKIASWHNLEGHSIQWFCVVCIDRRGMMAQVTTALAAAGIAICSCVAEIDGGRGMAVMLFHVDGNADCLVNACSSIDLILGVLGWSTGCSWPSSIETHRFLEC, from the exons ATGGCCTCTGCTTCTTCCTTGTCAG TTTCGTTAGAATGCGTTAACGTATGTAAATCACCAAAGTGGGATGGGAGTGGAAGATATGATTGTAGTGCTCTTTCGTGTGCGTGGAAGGCGCCGAGGGCCTTGACCGGGTTCCTTGCGTGCACAGCTCACCCGCCTCAGTGTTCCTCATCATCTTACGGGCGAAATGGAAGAAGAAACCGGAGTAATTCT AGATGTGAAGCCTTTAATGATAGAGGCTGGTTTTCTAGTGATGATTTGGACTTGGTTCTTCTTGGAAGACTCCTTAAACCAAGACTGCTTCATGTTGCTGGTAAAAGATGGCCCATGTGCtgttcttcttccttctcttcagATGCCTTCAATGAGGTTTCTCCTGAAAGGTTGTGGGAG GATCTTAAGCCCAGTATTTCATACCTTTCATCTAAAGAGCTAGAATTGGTCCGGAAGGCTCTTCAG CTGGCTTTTGAGGCTCATGATGGCCAAAAAAGACGCAGTGGAGAGCCGTTCATTATTCATCCAGTTGAAGTTGCTCGTATACTAGGAGAACTT GAATTGGATTGGGAGTCCATAGCTGCTGGATTACTACATGACACGGTTGAGGATACAAATGTTGTTACTTTTGAAAGATTAGAGGAGGAGTTTGGTGCTACTGTGCGCCGCATAGTAGAAGGAGAGACTAAG GTATCTAAACTGGGAAAACTGAAgtgtaaaaatgaaaatgattcaGTACAAGATGTAAAAGCTGATGACCTACGTCAGATGTTTCTTGCCATGACAGAGGAG GTCCGTGTCATCATTGTTAAACTAGCTGATAGATTACATAACATGCGAACCCTTTCTTACATGCCTCCACATAAGCAG TTGAGCATAGCAATGGAGACTTTGCAGGTCTTTGCACCTCTAGCGAAGTTGCTTGGGATGTACCAAATCAAG TCAGAACTTGAAAATCTATCCTTCATGTACACAAATGCTGAAGATTATGCTAAAGTCAAGAGAAGAATTGCAGACCTCTATAAAGAACATGAGAAAGAACTTGTGGAG gcaaacaaaattttgatgaaGAAGATTGAGGATGATCAGTTTCTAGACCTTATGACAGTGAAAACTGAAGTTCGCTCTGTATGTAAGGAGCCATACAG TATCTATAAATCTTTCCTCAAATCTAAAGGCTCTATCAATGAGCTTAACCAAATTGCACAG CTTCGTATTATCATAAAACCAAAGGCAAACATTGGAGTTGGGCCATTATGCAGTCCACATCAG ATTTGCTACCATGTTCTGGGATTGGTCCATGGAATCTGGACCCCTGTTCCTCGAGCT GTCAAAGACTACATAGCAACCCCAAAGCCTAATGGCTATCAGAGTCTGCACACAACCATGATTCCCTTTCTGTATGAGAGCATGTTTAGGCTAGAAGTTCAG ATAAGAACTGAAGAGATGGACCTTATAGCTGAGAGAGGCATTGCTGCTCATTATACTGGGAGAGTATTTGGTAGTAGTTTAGTTAGACGTGCAATGCCTAATGGTAGAAGTTCAAGAGCAAAGACTGTCTGTCTCAACAATGCAAACATTGCTCTCAGG GTTGGCTGGCTCAATGCAATCAGAGAATGGCAAGAGGAGTTTGTTGGCAATATGAGTTCTAGGGAATTTGTAGACACCATCACCAGAGATCTGTTAGGCAGCCGTGTCTTTGTGTTTACACCAAGGGGAGAG ATTAAGAACCTGCCTAAGGGGGCAACTGTTATTGACTACGCTTATATGATACACACTGAAATTGGCAACAAGATGGTGGCTGCGAAG GTCAACGGTAATCTTGTTTCTCCTATGCATGTTCTTGCAAATGCGGAAGTTGTGGAGATAATCACCTATAAT GCACTCTCGAGCAAATCAGCTTTCCAGAGGCATAAGCAATGGATGCAGCATACTAAAACGCGTAGTGCCAGACACAAAATTATGAAA TTTCTGAAGGAACAAGCTGCACTATCTGCTGCTGAAATAACTGCAGATACAGTAACTGACTTCGTTGCTGATTCTGAAGAGGAGAGTGAAGCAGAAGAGCTCCCAGATCCTTCCAAGGGGAGCAAACCTATGTGGGATAAAATCCTTATGGATGTTGTGGAACTATCATCCCCAGGAAGAAAAAATGGAAGCATTTGGGCCCCCAAGGTCAATGGAAAACATAGTAAGCACGTGCAGCATGTAAGTTTGAAGGTGAAAGGGGAGTTATTATCAGAGGGAAATGGTGTTGCCAAGGTGATGCAAGCAAACATTCCGATGTACAAAGAAGTCTTGCCTTGTTTGGAAAGTTGGCAAGCCAGCAAGATTGCCTCTTGGCACAATCTTGAAGGGCACTCCATCCAATGGTTTTGTGTAGTGTGCATAGATCGAAGAG GCATGATGGCTCAGGTCACAACAGCATTGGCAGCTGCAGGCATTGCTATATGTTCTTGCGTG GCTGAGATTGATGGAGGGAGGGGAATGGCTGTCATGCTATTTCATGTTGACGGAAACGCGGACTGTCTG GTTAATGCTTGCTCAAGCATAGATCTAATCCTTGGTGTTTTGGGATGGTCTACGGGTTGCAGCTGGCCAAGCTCAATTGAAACCCATCGATTTCTTGAATGCTAA
- the LOC132168808 gene encoding uncharacterized protein LOC132168808 — MEEQKSTCKRDKKMTQISFGGGNGIGALVVLGGALAVAGLMAVFAIKNRIRRVEGNENSQKPSGRSKELKKNFSCKREDEGSEGPRFLSQTSLPANPYNSCSTRHETSKMSETEVFTKSLILEENPMTEMVRKEKEDSLSGHQEIIILSDDSKPGRIASCEESLSPEIPIEDEKADECGVIQESSSPEIPIEDEKADEAEEIAVEDSAMQSVGEDDKADEACPIVHAVEDSAMQEDACVSEEGDECSEGTGQSSVGSNAEAIWPAELMEESSQEHKQTDSIVQGSMEKPEEEDKTIKIDQEHDYLDSSKNGDAFENEAAEKPITIRKETQEPVMVMHQPSRSSKLRNWILCVFLLVVLMLLLSLTHRNS; from the exons ATGGAGGAGCAAAAGAGCACATGCAAGCGAGATAAGAAGATGACCCAGATAAGCTTTGGCGGCGGAAATGGTATTGGAGCACTGGTTGTTTTGGGAGGAGCCTTGGCCGTTGCAGGTTTGATGGCAGTTTTTGCAATCAAGAATAGAATAAGAAGGGTCGAAGGCAATGAGAACTCACAGAAGCCTAGCGGTCGATccaaagaattgaagaaaaacttcaGCTGCAAAAGAGAAGATGAAGGGAGTGAAGGGCCGCGCTTTCTTTCTCAAACTTCATTGCCAGCCAATCCTTATAATTCATG TTCCACGCGCCATGAAACGTCGAAGATGAGCGAGACAGAGGTCTTCACCAAAAGTTTGATCCTG GAAGAGAATCCTATGACTGAAATGGTcagaaaggaaaaagaggatTCCTTGAGTGGTCATCAAGAGATCATCATACTTTCGGATGATTCAAAACCAGGAAGAATTGCATCGTGCGAAGAATCTTTGTCGCCGGAGATTCCTATTGAAGATGAGAAAGCGGATGAGTGTGGAGTCATCCAAGAATCTTCGTCGCCAGAGATTCCAATTGAAGATGAGAAAGCGGATGAAGCAGAAGAGATTGCAGTAGAAGATTCAGCAATGCAATCAGTTGGAGAAGATGATAAAGCGGATGAAGCGTGTCCGATTGTTCATGCAGTAGAAGATTCAGCAATGCAAGAAGACGCATGCGTTTCAGAGGAAGGCGATGAATGCTCAGAAGGCACCGGCCAGTCTTCTGTGGGATCAAATGCAGAAGCAATTTGGCCGGCAGAGTTGATGGAAGAATCATCACAAGAACACAAGCAAACTGATTCCATTGTTCAAGGTTCTATGGAAAAGCCGGAGGAAGaagataaaacaattaaaattgatCAAGAGCATGATTACCTTGACAGCAGCAAAAATGGCGATGCCTTCGAGAATGAGGCTGCTGAAAAACCAATCACAATACGGAAGGAAACGCAGGAGCCGGTTATGGTGATGCATCAGCCATCACGCTCATCAAAGTTGAGAAATTGGATTTTGTGTGTGTTCTTGCTCGTGGTGCTGATGCTGTTGCTTTCTCTCACCCATCGTAATTCGTAA
- the LOC132169148 gene encoding protein SEED AND ROOT HAIR PROTECTIVE PROTEIN-like, whose protein sequence is MALNRFFYAASFLLFTLVIIASASDEKKIAAGNKENLLSTIIGIQGLVYCKSGPKFIPLEGAVTRITCQAVDENGFETAPFSFLSDACDAKGYFFATLSGAEVEDNRKLTECRAFLELSPSETCVVPTDVNKGISGALLGSYRLLNDKKMKLYTVGPFFFTS, encoded by the exons ATGGCTCTAAACCGTTTCTTCTATGCTgcatcttttcttctcttcacaCTGGTGATTATTGCATCTGCTAGCGATGAAAAGAAAATCGCTGCaggaaataaagaaaacctCCTCTCCACAATTATAGGCATCCAAGGGCTTGTTTATTGCAAATCCGGCCCCAAATTCATCCCACTTGAAG GAGCTGTGACAAGGATAACATGTCAAGCTGTTGATGAGAATGGGTTTGAGACAGCTCCTTTCTCCTTCTTGAGTGATGCATGTGATGCAAAGGGTTACTTCTTTGCAACATTGTCTGGTGCAGAGGTGGAAGATAATAGGAAGCTTACAGAGTGCAGGGCTTTCCTTGAGCTGTCTCCCTCAGAGACTTGTGTTGTTCCAACAGATGTAAACAAAGGGATTAGTGGTGCTCTCCTTGGCTCTTATCGCCTCCTCAATGACAAGAAGATGAAATTGTACACTGTGGGGCCTTTCTTTTTCACATCATAA
- the LOC132169149 gene encoding protein SEED AND ROOT HAIR PROTECTIVE PROTEIN-like yields MASTGFLLLTPLLLMSLIVMASANDYGYTPKPDYHEEKPKPQEKPLPTKPDYWKPKSLPEKRDFENSHPAGVDDLLPTIIGIQGTVLCKLGAKYFALQGAIARITCVAIDEHGYETAPFSQLTEGCDANGYFFATLSGLKDSWKLKACKAFLHYSPLETCKVPVDVNHGLSGDLLSSYRILNNKHTKLYSVGPFFYTSESESAPSGGDGGGY; encoded by the exons atgGCTTCAACTGGTTTCTTGTTGTTGACCCCTTTGCTTCTCATGTCACTGATAGTTATGGCCTCTGCAAACGATTATGGATATACCCCGAAGCCAGACTATCACGAGGAGAAACCAAAACCCCAAGAAAAACCTCTCCCCACAAAACCAGACTACTGGAAACCAAAGTCTCTTCCCGAAAAACGGGATTTTGAGAACTCACATCCTGCAGGAGTGGATGACCTACTCCCTACAATCATTGGTATTCAAGGGACTGTTTTATGTAAATTAGGCGCCAAGTACTTCGCTCTCCAAG GAGCCATTGCAAGGATAACATGTGTAGCTATTGATGAACATGGGTACGAGACAGCTCCTTTCTCCCAGCTGACTGAAGGATGCGATGCAAACGGATACTTCTTTGCAACATTATCAGGGCTTAAAGATAGCTGGAAGCTTAAGGCATGCAAGGCTTTCCTACACTATTCTCCACTGGAAACTTGTAAAGTTCCTGTTGATGTTAATCATGGTTTAAGTGGTGATCTCCTATCTTCTTACCGAATCCTCAACAACAAGCATACCAAGCTGTACTCTGTGGGGCCTTTCTTCTACACCTCAGAATCTGAGTCAGCCCCTAGCggtggtgatggtggtggtTATTAG
- the LOC132170506 gene encoding ethylene-responsive transcription factor ERF071: MCGGAILANLIPPRKPGRVGGVAPSDLWLNVKFNPFESNLSRLGHADPAPLKRPQPASGDVYKEAAAEKPGKRQRKNLYRGIRQRPWGKWAAEIRDPRKGVRVWLGTFNTAEEAARAYDREARKIRGKKAKVNFPNEDDHEDSYCFTSTQSRRNPPSTSFPHHQPHHAADLNNSFSERSGLGFGYDLNQIGGYGSDGFEPVGAVNANDLIIDEISGSGSEEGHSSTGLLCANGQEVKAKEEEKAIEEENEVQKLSEELMAYENFMKFYQIPCYDGQSPAPPPNAAQENMVADLWSFDDEEVALGSVTSSAM, from the exons ATGTGTGGCGGTGCTATACTTGCTAATCTCATTCCTCCTCGCAAACCAGGCCGTGTCGGCGGTGTCGCTCCCTCTGATCTCTGGCTCAATGTTAAGTTCAACCCCTTCGAGTCAAATCTGAGCCGACTCGGCCATGCTGACCCAGCCCCTCTTAAACGACCACAGCCCGCTTCAG GTGATGTGTACAAAGAAGCTGCTGCCGAGAAGCCAGGAAAGAGGCAAAGGAAGAATCTGTACAGAGGGATTCGGCAGCGCCCGTGGGGCAAATGGGCCGCAGAGATACGCGACCCGAGGAAAGGGGTTCGCGTCTGGCTCGGCACTTTCAACACCGCTGAGGAAGCGGCCAGAGCCTACGACCGAGAGGCCCGCAAAATCCGTGGAAAGAAAGCCAAAGTCAATTTCCCCAACGAAGACGACCACGAGGACAGCTACTGCTTCACCTCCACCCAAAGTCGCCGTAATCCGCCCAGCACCAGCTTTCCTCATCATCAACCCCATCATGCCGCTGATTTGAACAATAGCTTTTCAGAACGTTCGGGTTTGGGATTTGGTTACGATCTGAACCAGATTGGAGGATATGGGTCTGATGGGTTTGAGCCAGTTGGGGCAGTGAACGCTAACGACCTAATCATTGATGAGATTTCTGGGTCTGGGTCAGAGGAGGGCCATTCATCGACTGGGTTGCTTTGCGCGAATGGTCAGGAGGTGAAGGccaaagaggaagagaaagcgATTGAGGAAGAGAACGAGGTGCAGAAGCTCTCTGAGGAGCTGATGGCGTACGAGAACTTCATGAAGTTCTATCAGATTCCGTGCTACGATGGCCAGTCGCCAGCGCCACCGCCCAACGCTGCTCAGGAAAATATGGTGGCTGATCTCTGGAGCTTCGATGACGAGGAGGTCGCTCTTGGCTCTGTGACCTCTTCGGCTATGTAA